The Dehalococcoidales bacterium genome includes a window with the following:
- a CDS encoding Lrp/AsnC family transcriptional regulator — protein MLKKILKILEEDSRISPEQIATMLGASVEEVTSTIAKAEEEGQILKYKTLINWDKIDNEQVWALIEVQVSPQRDTGYDAIAEKIYQLPQAISVYLMSGSYDLAVMVKGKTMHEIANFVGQQLSPIEGVRSAATHFIMNRYKEDGVLLNGGEEVKREPMIL, from the coding sequence ATGCTGAAAAAGATTTTAAAGATATTGGAGGAAGATTCACGAATTTCTCCCGAGCAGATTGCCACTATGTTAGGGGCTTCCGTTGAGGAAGTTACCTCCACAATCGCTAAGGCAGAAGAAGAAGGGCAAATCCTAAAATACAAGACGCTTATCAATTGGGATAAGATTGACAACGAACAAGTTTGGGCGTTAATTGAGGTTCAGGTTTCCCCGCAAAGAGATACCGGCTACGACGCCATCGCCGAAAAAATTTATCAATTGCCGCAAGCTATCAGCGTATATTTAATGTCCGGCAGTTATGATTTAGCGGTAATGGTTAAAGGCAAAACAATGCACGAGATAGCCAATTTTGTGGGGCAACAGTTGTCGCCGATTGAGGGCGTACGTTCAGCCGCTACCCATTTTATTATGAACAGGTACAAAGAAGACGGGGTTTTGTTAAACGGCGGCGAAGAAGTAAAAAGAGAACCAATGATCCTTTAG